In a genomic window of Tissierella sp. Yu-01:
- a CDS encoding transposase, with product MGRSPRIQYYGAVYHITLEGKDNIFKNDEDKVTLLEILGELKSKCEFKLLAYCILDNKYDLLIKFHNIPISKVMQRINMYYTKYFNLKYHRQGSPYKGRYKSIVVEEGEDIIGCIRTLHRIPIIENYVSSMEDYKWSSDVFYRFNLESTLDIGHILDELDDNRNVAIQKYIDNMNLEELGVKDKQKVPHELDKILRDICNNELDFNLIKSGSKKAYLMVLKKEYIRKSKELGFSIRDIGKNIGIGDRAVRKHLSND from the coding sequence TTGGGAAGGAGTCCAAGAATCCAATACTATGGTGCTGTATATCATATAACACTTGAAGGGAAGGATAATATCTTCAAGAATGATGAGGATAAGGTTACTTTACTAGAGATATTAGGTGAATTAAAAAGTAAATGTGAATTTAAATTATTGGCCTATTGTATTTTAGATAATAAATATGACTTATTAATAAAGTTTCATAATATACCTATTAGTAAAGTTATGCAAAGGATAAATATGTACTATACTAAATACTTTAATTTAAAGTACCATAGACAAGGTTCACCCTATAAAGGAAGGTACAAAAGTATTGTAGTAGAAGAGGGAGAAGATATAATAGGATGTATTAGAACTTTGCATAGAATACCCATAATTGAAAATTACGTTAGTTCTATGGAAGATTATAAATGGAGCAGCGATGTTTTTTATAGGTTTAATTTAGAAAGCACTTTAGATATAGGACATATATTAGATGAATTAGATGACAATAGAAATGTTGCAATTCAAAAATACATAGATAACATGAATTTAGAAGAACTTGGTGTAAAGGATAAACAAAAGGTACCCCATGAGCTAGATAAAATATTAAGAGACATTTGTAACAATGAATTGGATTTTAATCTAATAAAATCTGGTTCCAAAAAAGCTTATTTAATGGTTTTAAAGAAGGAATACATAAGAAAAAGTAAAGAATTAGGGTTTAGTATTAGGGACATAGGTAAAAATATAGGAATTGGTGATAGGGCGGTTAGAAAGCATTTATCGAATGATTAA
- a CDS encoding protease complex subunit PrcB family protein, whose amino-acid sequence MKRFLSLLMVLVLLFTFSTNTYATIAEKLQGHWADSLVSRSFMAYYFPYLARDNFAQFDPEGTITEQNFTISLASLFKDYGYETSGIGLNNILTRENMVDLLGTKLMGIDITVDENIELPFRDINTMSSNNIELLRLLYNKMIVMGDSNASFSPDRELSQVEAILILQRVKEVLERMNTIAFKTLGIVQSYNNQEELIIKEQGPNLLLTITKEFPTPGYSMTVDKIMREGKNYKIYFNIVPPKADTILPQVITYKTLTLEVDKNSLNTVPYNFILDGYNSVIIR is encoded by the coding sequence ATGAAAAGATTTTTAAGTTTATTGATGGTGTTGGTATTATTGTTTACATTTTCGACAAATACATATGCAACAATAGCTGAGAAATTACAAGGTCATTGGGCTGACAGCCTTGTTAGTAGAAGTTTCATGGCTTATTATTTTCCATATTTGGCAAGGGATAATTTTGCACAATTTGATCCAGAAGGAACAATCACTGAACAGAATTTTACAATTTCACTAGCATCCTTATTTAAAGATTATGGCTATGAAACCTCTGGCATCGGTTTGAATAATATATTAACAAGAGAAAATATGGTAGACTTGTTAGGGACAAAGCTAATGGGAATTGATATCACTGTTGATGAAAATATAGAATTACCTTTTAGAGATATTAATACTATGTCGAGTAATAACATAGAATTATTAAGACTATTATATAATAAAATGATAGTAATGGGGGATTCTAATGCAAGCTTTAGTCCTGATAGGGAACTTTCGCAGGTAGAGGCGATATTAATCCTACAAAGAGTCAAGGAGGTATTAGAAAGAATGAATACCATAGCCTTTAAGACACTTGGTATAGTACAATCCTACAATAATCAAGAGGAATTAATAATAAAAGAACAGGGTCCTAATTTATTATTAACGATAACAAAGGAATTTCCAACGCCAGGCTATTCTATGACAGTAGATAAGATAATGAGAGAGGGGAAAAACTATAAGATTTATTTTAATATAGTTCCACCTAAGGCTGATACTATATTACCACAAGTAATAACATACAAGACATTAACTTTGGAAGTAGATAAAAACTCATTAAATACAGTTCCATATAATTTTATATTGGATGGTTATAATAGTGTGATCATAAGATAG
- a CDS encoding ABC transporter substrate-binding protein, with the protein MKKSLLLVMCTVLVVALLSGCAQSTSTSGGGDSDVIKIGVFEPMTGANAAGGEMTVEGIELAHKKVGEVLGKKVELVVVDNKSDKVEAANAASKLIEQDKVVAIIGSYGSSLSMAAGDIVKNMQVPAVGCSPTNPLVTLNNDYYFRVCFIDPFQGTVMANYAFNELGAKKAAIIQDVQNDYSVGLSTYFAESFKSLTGDDNSIVATTSYNAGDQDFTAQLTSVKGLNPDVIFAPGNYGESALLIKQARDLGIDAPFLGGDTWESPEFLSIGGDAVEGIVYSSHFTSEAPVTEVSETFLAEYKEEFGQDANAFAALGYDAYMLVIDAIERANSADSNAIRDAIAETAGFVGATGNISLDANGDAVKSAVINQVQGGKFIYLTTVEP; encoded by the coding sequence ATGAAAAAATCTTTGTTGTTAGTCATGTGTACAGTTCTAGTGGTGGCATTGTTGTCAGGATGTGCACAATCCACATCAACTAGCGGGGGCGGGGATTCAGACGTAATTAAAATAGGTGTTTTCGAGCCTATGACAGGTGCAAATGCAGCAGGTGGAGAGATGACGGTAGAAGGAATAGAGCTTGCGCACAAGAAAGTAGGAGAAGTTCTAGGTAAAAAAGTTGAGTTAGTAGTAGTTGATAACAAGTCAGACAAAGTTGAAGCAGCAAATGCGGCTTCAAAATTGATTGAGCAGGATAAGGTTGTAGCTATTATAGGTAGTTATGGTAGTTCACTATCAATGGCAGCAGGAGATATTGTTAAAAATATGCAAGTACCAGCTGTAGGTTGTTCACCAACTAATCCATTGGTAACATTGAACAATGACTATTATTTCAGGGTTTGTTTTATAGATCCATTCCAAGGTACTGTAATGGCAAACTATGCATTTAATGAATTAGGTGCTAAAAAAGCTGCAATTATTCAAGACGTTCAAAACGATTATTCAGTAGGATTATCAACATACTTTGCTGAGTCATTTAAGAGTTTAACAGGTGATGATAATAGTATAGTAGCTACTACATCATATAATGCTGGAGATCAGGATTTTACTGCTCAGCTTACAAGTGTTAAAGGATTAAATCCAGATGTAATATTTGCTCCAGGAAACTATGGAGAATCAGCATTACTTATTAAACAAGCAAGAGACTTAGGTATAGATGCTCCTTTCCTTGGTGGAGATACTTGGGAATCCCCAGAGTTCTTATCAATAGGTGGGGATGCTGTTGAGGGAATAGTATACTCAAGTCACTTTACTTCAGAAGCTCCTGTAACAGAGGTATCAGAAACATTCTTAGCAGAGTACAAAGAAGAATTTGGTCAGGATGCAAATGCATTCGCAGCATTAGGTTATGATGCATATATGCTTGTTATTGATGCTATTGAAAGAGCAAATTCTGCAGATTCAAATGCAATAAGAGATGCAATAGCAGAAACTGCGGGCTTTGTAGGTGCTACAGGAAATATATCACTTGATGCTAATGGTGACGCAGTTAAGTCAGCTGTAATCAATCAAGTACAAGGTGGTAAATTTATTTATTTAACAACTGTAGAACCGTAG
- a CDS encoding 5'-nucleotidase C-terminal domain-containing protein, with protein sequence MFKNKRLLSLAIAFLLVFGIIIAPTSVFAEGENVKLTIIGTTDLHANIYNYSYEDGKEVDNLGMAKVYSVIQEIRADNPNTILVDNGDTIQGTILSDDLYNTKLEEKHPVIDVMNFMGYDSMTLGNHEFNFGLELVDKIAEEAEFSILAANATYKKDGSYLVEPYLIKEVAGIKVGILGITNPNIARWDGTKVESLQFDSPVEATEKHIEEMKEKGADIIFLSTHMGYTSEYGGDGADEVIVKFPEVAGVLTGHAHVTEEQKVGNTLVGAAKNAGAQVVRFDYELAKENDAWTVVDSSVKVIDVTEYPASEELKEYAKEYHDTTLEFLQAVIGTVTENFAPESEIPGIPEAQLIDTGLIDLINDVQLKYTEADVSGAALFSQNSNLRAGDVTYASIFEIYKYPNTLVAVEVTGAELKDYMEWSAAYYNTFKPGDINISFNPDIRVYNYDMFQGVDYKIDLSKPAGERIVDLMFKGEPVKADDTFKLAVNNYRHSGLQGMGIIKNDPYFNSDPKSLRSFIADYIAENSPIAPVTDNNWEIINADLDHPLREYLIEEIKAGNITLPVSEDGRSINAKAINADEMIAQGLIPEELTPTPEPIPEPTPAPAPVPVEPAPAPAPVEPVKEDLKYVVQPGDWLSKIGIKYNVDWKVLADYNKIANPNLIFPNQIILIPAN encoded by the coding sequence ATGTTCAAAAACAAAAGGCTATTAAGTTTAGCAATTGCATTTTTGTTGGTGTTTGGAATAATAATTGCTCCAACAAGTGTATTTGCAGAAGGTGAAAACGTTAAACTAACCATTATTGGTACTACTGACCTTCATGCAAATATATACAATTATTCTTATGAAGATGGAAAAGAAGTGGACAATCTAGGAATGGCCAAAGTCTATTCGGTTATTCAGGAAATCAGAGCAGATAATCCTAATACGATTTTAGTAGACAATGGTGATACGATTCAAGGTACAATTCTTTCAGATGATTTGTACAATACAAAATTAGAAGAAAAGCATCCTGTGATCGACGTAATGAACTTCATGGGCTATGATTCAATGACATTAGGTAATCACGAATTCAATTTTGGTCTTGAGTTAGTAGATAAGATTGCAGAAGAAGCTGAATTTTCAATTTTAGCAGCTAACGCTACTTATAAAAAAGATGGTTCATATCTTGTTGAGCCCTATTTAATTAAGGAAGTAGCTGGTATAAAGGTTGGTATTTTAGGTATAACTAATCCTAATATTGCCAGATGGGATGGAACAAAAGTAGAATCTTTACAATTTGATAGTCCTGTTGAAGCAACAGAAAAACATATAGAAGAAATGAAGGAAAAGGGAGCGGATATTATATTCCTATCTACACATATGGGCTATACTTCTGAATATGGCGGAGATGGAGCTGACGAAGTAATAGTTAAGTTCCCAGAAGTAGCGGGAGTACTTACTGGTCACGCCCACGTAACTGAGGAGCAAAAGGTTGGAAATACCCTTGTAGGAGCGGCTAAAAATGCAGGTGCACAAGTAGTTAGATTTGACTATGAGTTAGCTAAAGAGAATGATGCATGGACAGTAGTTGATAGTTCAGTAAAGGTTATCGATGTTACTGAATACCCTGCATCAGAAGAATTAAAAGAATATGCTAAAGAATATCATGATACAACATTAGAATTCTTACAAGCTGTAATCGGTACAGTAACTGAGAATTTCGCACCTGAATCAGAAATCCCTGGAATTCCAGAAGCGCAACTTATTGATACAGGTTTAATAGATTTAATAAATGACGTTCAACTAAAATATACTGAAGCAGATGTATCTGGTGCAGCATTATTTAGTCAAAACTCTAATCTAAGAGCTGGCGATGTTACCTACGCTAGTATATTTGAGATATACAAGTATCCAAATACTTTAGTAGCTGTTGAAGTTACTGGAGCAGAATTAAAGGATTATATGGAATGGTCAGCTGCATATTATAACACATTTAAACCAGGAGATATAAATATAAGCTTCAATCCTGATATAAGAGTTTATAATTATGATATGTTCCAAGGTGTAGATTATAAGATTGATTTATCAAAACCTGCCGGTGAAAGAATCGTTGATTTAATGTTCAAGGGAGAGCCGGTAAAGGCTGATGATACCTTTAAGCTAGCGGTTAATAACTATAGACATTCTGGATTACAGGGAATGGGTATAATAAAGAATGACCCATATTTCAATTCTGATCCTAAATCCTTAAGAAGTTTTATAGCGGATTATATAGCAGAAAATAGTCCTATAGCACCTGTAACTGATAACAACTGGGAGATAATAAATGCAGATCTTGATCATCCTTTAAGAGAGTATTTAATAGAAGAGATTAAGGCTGGCAATATAACTCTTCCTGTATCAGAAGATGGAAGAAGTATCAATGCTAAGGCTATCAATGCTGATGAAATGATAGCACAAGGTTTAATACCTGAAGAACTAACACCTACTCCGGAGCCAATACCTGAACCAACGCCAGCACCAGCACCTGTACCAGTTGAACCAGCCCCAGCTCCAGCTCCAGTAGAGCCAGTTAAGGAAGACCTTAAGTATGTAGTTCAACCAGGAGATTGGTTATCAAAGATTGGTATCAAGTATAATGTTGATTGGAAAGTATTAGCTGATTACAATAAGATTGCTAATCCTAATTTAATTTTCCCTAACCAAATAATATTGATTCCAGCAAATTAG
- a CDS encoding ABC transporter ATP-binding protein yields the protein MLKIDNITMRFGGVVAVNEFSAEINAGEIVSLIGPNGAGKTTVFNMVTGVYKPTLGDIIFNPEGKPQSITRLRPDEIAKIGICRTFQNIRLFKELSVMDNVFIGNHLRLNSGLFSSVFKLPSYTKQEKSMYEKSRYLLEKVGLYEERDEKSFSLPYGKQRRLEIARALATDPKLLLLDEPAAGMNPQETQELMEFIGNIKDEFNLTIFLIEHHMEVVMGISDRIYVLDHGAHIADGDPLEIQNNPKVIEAYLGVD from the coding sequence ATGCTAAAAATTGATAATATAACTATGAGGTTTGGTGGAGTTGTTGCAGTTAATGAATTTAGTGCTGAAATAAATGCTGGAGAAATAGTTAGTTTGATTGGACCTAATGGTGCGGGTAAAACAACAGTTTTCAATATGGTAACTGGTGTATACAAACCAACACTCGGTGATATTATATTTAACCCAGAAGGTAAACCTCAATCTATTACAAGGTTAAGACCTGATGAGATAGCTAAGATAGGTATTTGTAGGACATTCCAAAACATAAGGTTATTTAAAGAATTGTCTGTTATGGATAATGTATTTATAGGTAACCATTTAAGGCTAAATTCAGGACTATTTTCTTCCGTATTTAAATTACCTAGTTATACTAAGCAAGAAAAATCGATGTATGAAAAATCAAGATATTTGTTAGAAAAGGTCGGCCTTTATGAGGAAAGAGATGAAAAATCATTCTCACTTCCTTATGGTAAACAAAGAAGACTAGAGATAGCGAGAGCTTTAGCTACTGACCCAAAACTTCTATTATTGGATGAACCTGCAGCAGGTATGAATCCACAGGAAACTCAAGAATTAATGGAGTTCATAGGAAATATAAAGGATGAGTTTAATCTAACAATTTTCCTAATTGAGCATCATATGGAAGTTGTAATGGGAATTAGTGATAGGATTTATGTATTGGACCATGGGGCACATATTGCAGATGGTGACCCGTTAGAGATACAAAATAATCCTAAAGTTATAGAAGCTTACTTGGGGGTGGACTAA
- a CDS encoding branched-chain amino acid ABC transporter permease, giving the protein MKDNKNTKYLIYIVVAIISMIILNLVLDSYKVRILNLCFIYIILGLSMNLINGFTGLFSLGHAGFMAIGAYTVAILTMAPEMKEMNYYMKPMVPFLQELNVPFIVALIAGGLLAALFGFLIGAPVLKLTDDYLAIATLGFSEIIRIVIINLQSVTNGALGLKGIPQKTNEIFANIIGTRSSINLLWAGIIAILTIAFMYLLMNGSYGKALKAIREDEIAARSMGINLFKHKVASFTIGSFFAGIGGGLLAVSLGTIDPTLFKFTLTWNILLIVVLGGMGNIAGSVVSAVVVTIAMEALRFLDESINLGFMQTPALPGLRMVVFSIILMTVIIFKKDNVLKSTLEKVRGRYAKN; this is encoded by the coding sequence ATGAAAGATAATAAGAATACTAAATATTTAATTTATATAGTGGTGGCTATAATTTCGATGATTATATTGAATTTGGTCTTAGATAGCTATAAGGTAAGAATTTTAAACCTTTGTTTTATCTATATAATACTTGGACTTAGCATGAACCTCATAAATGGATTCACAGGTTTATTTTCATTAGGACATGCTGGTTTCATGGCGATTGGAGCATATACAGTAGCAATACTTACTATGGCGCCTGAAATGAAGGAAATGAACTATTATATGAAACCAATGGTACCTTTTTTACAAGAACTTAATGTACCATTTATTGTTGCATTAATAGCCGGTGGATTACTAGCAGCTTTGTTTGGATTTCTTATAGGGGCTCCAGTACTAAAGCTTACTGATGACTATTTAGCTATAGCAACCCTTGGTTTTTCTGAGATAATAAGGATAGTAATTATCAACCTTCAAAGTGTGACAAATGGAGCCCTTGGACTAAAGGGGATACCTCAGAAAACTAATGAAATATTTGCAAATATTATTGGTACAAGATCTAGTATAAATTTACTTTGGGCTGGAATTATAGCTATTTTAACCATAGCCTTTATGTATCTTCTTATGAATGGAAGCTACGGAAAGGCACTTAAGGCTATTCGTGAAGATGAAATAGCAGCTAGAAGTATGGGAATTAATTTGTTTAAACATAAGGTTGCTAGTTTTACTATAGGCTCATTCTTTGCAGGTATAGGTGGAGGATTGTTAGCTGTATCATTAGGAACTATAGACCCTACATTATTTAAGTTTACTTTGACTTGGAATATACTACTAATAGTTGTCTTAGGTGGTATGGGAAATATAGCTGGCTCAGTTGTTTCAGCTGTAGTAGTTACTATTGCTATGGAAGCTCTAAGGTTCTTAGATGAATCTATTAACTTAGGATTCATGCAAACACCTGCATTACCAGGCCTTAGAATGGTAGTGTTCTCCATAATATTGATGACTGTAATTATATTTAAAAAGGATAATGTATTGAAATCTACCCTAGAGAAAGTGAGGGGAAGATATGCTAAAAATTGA
- a CDS encoding diguanylate cyclase yields the protein MEKVGEGDKKIVGALMNLREQIKDLNNKISDLEIMDEVTQLYNRKELYNFLDYEVKRSQRYSNSLSVLLLRINNYTSIREKLGEQKTNVILAQISKLLKLNTRDIDIIGRYSDDTFMIILPDTNSIKADIIAERMQRLIESEIFLEDIKVTLNSGIKQYEGEFPQNIIDIALQNLCVLKR from the coding sequence GTGGAGAAGGTTGGAGAAGGGGACAAAAAGATTGTTGGGGCTTTAATGAATTTAAGGGAACAAATAAAGGATTTAAACAATAAGATATCGGATTTAGAGATAATGGATGAAGTGACACAATTATATAATAGAAAAGAACTGTATAACTTTCTAGATTATGAGGTAAAGAGATCCCAAAGATATTCAAATTCTTTAAGTGTTCTATTATTAAGAATCAATAACTATACTAGTATCAGAGAAAAATTAGGAGAGCAGAAAACAAATGTGATATTGGCACAAATATCAAAACTATTAAAGCTTAATACTAGGGATATTGATATAATTGGTAGATATAGTGATGATACATTTATGATTATATTACCAGACACCAATTCCATAAAGGCAGATATTATTGCTGAAAGAATGCAAAGATTAATAGAAAGTGAGATCTTCTTAGAAGATATAAAGGTAACTTTAAATTCTGGAATAAAACAATATGAGGGGGAATTTCCGCAAAACATTATTGATATTGCATTACAAAATCTATGCGTACTAAAAAGATAA
- a CDS encoding branched-chain amino acid ABC transporter permease, giving the protein MSIQEFLQHMANGTSLGSLYALIAIGYTLVYGILRLINFAHGEIFMLGAYIAYYGIIFTPLPWWLVFILASVLTGLVGLLLEKLAYKPLRSSPRITILISAIGASFLLQNLSILVFGGRPKAFPSPDILNGILNIRGVSVASISIIIPIVTIILLVILTFLIKKTKTGMAMRALSKDYEAASLMGIDINKVISFTFFIGSFLAAVGGIMWGVKYPQLVPHMGMMPGLKCFIAAVIGGIGNITGAVIGGFILGLGEIMLIAFLPTLTGYRDAFAFILLIVILLIKPTGLMGEKIAEKV; this is encoded by the coding sequence ATGAGCATTCAGGAATTCCTACAACATATGGCAAATGGAACATCTCTTGGTAGTCTTTATGCTTTAATTGCAATAGGATATACATTAGTTTATGGTATATTGCGATTGATAAATTTCGCCCATGGCGAGATTTTTATGTTAGGTGCGTACATAGCATATTATGGTATCATATTCACACCGCTACCATGGTGGTTGGTTTTCATTTTGGCATCTGTTCTTACAGGACTGGTAGGACTTTTACTTGAAAAACTAGCATATAAACCTTTAAGAAGCTCACCAAGGATTACCATTTTAATATCTGCAATAGGAGCATCCTTCCTTTTACAAAACTTAAGTATATTAGTATTTGGTGGTAGACCAAAGGCATTTCCTTCACCAGATATATTAAATGGGATATTGAATATTCGTGGGGTGTCAGTTGCAAGTATCTCAATTATTATTCCAATAGTTACAATAATACTACTAGTTATCTTAACTTTTTTAATTAAAAAGACAAAGACTGGCATGGCTATGAGAGCTTTATCCAAAGATTATGAAGCTGCAAGCCTTATGGGAATCGATATCAATAAGGTGATATCATTTACTTTCTTTATTGGATCTTTCCTAGCTGCAGTTGGTGGAATTATGTGGGGCGTTAAATACCCTCAGCTAGTTCCACATATGGGTATGATGCCAGGTCTTAAATGCTTTATAGCAGCTGTTATAGGGGGAATTGGTAATATAACTGGAGCAGTTATTGGAGGATTTATATTGGGACTAGGTGAAATAATGTTAATTGCATTTTTGCCTACCTTAACAGGTTATAGAGATGCATTTGCATTTATACTATTGATTGTAATACTTCTTATTAAACCGACTGGTTTAATGGGTGAAAAAATAGCAGAGAAGGTGTAG
- a CDS encoding 5'-nucleotidase C-terminal domain-containing protein — MSLKNKRVISVILSFVLILGIMIVPNGALAAESQKLTIVHVNDVHGTLKYDDYSGAIGYSRLKAKVDELKAENPNLLLVNAGDTLHGEVDVNLSQGEIMVNMMNLMGFDVMTPGNHDFNYGYDRLLELNEMAEFPILAANVVKEADGTAEFDAYVIKELENGLKVGIFGISTEETKFKSHPDNTVGIEFKNGLEVAKEVVAELEEKEVDLIVGLVHLGNEGTTLTTSKEIAENVKGIDLIIDGHSHEELNKVIGETLLVQAGSYLSNIGVVEIEIVDGEINKSAELINFEAAKDIVPDETIEAEIAKIEEINAPKKAEVVGKSLVDLDGERANVRTGETTLGNLITDAMRESTGADIAFTNGGGIRASIPAGDITFGHIITSFPFTNTLAVIEVTGNELISALEHGVDLYPEQAGHFPHVSGMTYNFDAGKEVGSRIVEVTVGGEPLDLEKTYKLVTNDFMAAGGDGYTMFEGKTFVGEGGLLSDVLVDYVKAQGEVNPAVEGRITVIPAPAVEEEPVEEPAPAPTPEPVQEPAPAPAPIPEPAPAPVKEEVKYTVQPGDWLSKIGIKYNIDWKVLAEYNKIANPNLIFPGQIIVIPAL, encoded by the coding sequence ATGAGTCTAAAAAACAAAAGAGTTATTAGTGTCATTTTATCATTTGTTCTTATCTTAGGTATAATGATTGTACCTAATGGAGCTTTGGCAGCAGAAAGTCAAAAACTTACCATCGTTCATGTAAACGATGTTCATGGCACATTAAAGTATGATGATTACAGTGGAGCAATTGGTTATTCGAGGTTGAAAGCTAAGGTAGATGAGTTAAAGGCTGAAAATCCAAACTTATTGTTAGTTAATGCAGGGGATACCCTACATGGTGAAGTTGATGTCAACCTATCCCAAGGTGAAATTATGGTTAATATGATGAATCTAATGGGATTTGACGTTATGACACCTGGTAATCATGACTTTAACTATGGTTATGATAGATTATTAGAATTAAATGAAATGGCTGAGTTTCCAATATTAGCAGCTAATGTAGTAAAAGAAGCTGACGGAACTGCAGAGTTTGATGCATATGTAATAAAAGAATTAGAAAATGGCTTAAAGGTTGGTATCTTTGGAATTAGTACTGAAGAAACAAAATTCAAGTCACATCCAGATAATACTGTAGGTATTGAATTTAAAAACGGTTTAGAAGTTGCTAAAGAAGTAGTTGCTGAATTAGAAGAAAAAGAAGTAGATTTAATAGTTGGTTTAGTTCACTTAGGAAACGAAGGAACTACTTTAACTACTTCAAAGGAAATAGCTGAAAATGTAAAAGGAATAGATTTAATTATTGATGGTCATAGCCATGAAGAATTAAACAAAGTAATTGGAGAAACCTTATTAGTTCAAGCTGGAAGTTATTTATCAAATATTGGTGTTGTAGAAATAGAAATAGTTGACGGTGAAATCAATAAGTCAGCTGAATTAATAAACTTTGAAGCTGCTAAGGATATAGTTCCTGATGAAACAATAGAAGCTGAAATTGCAAAAATAGAAGAAATTAATGCTCCAAAGAAGGCTGAGGTTGTAGGGAAATCTTTAGTTGATTTAGATGGTGAAAGAGCTAATGTTAGAACAGGAGAAACTACATTAGGTAATTTAATTACTGATGCAATGAGAGAATCTACTGGAGCAGATATAGCTTTCACAAATGGTGGAGGAATAAGAGCTTCTATTCCAGCTGGAGATATTACATTTGGTCATATCATTACATCATTCCCGTTTACAAATACTCTAGCAGTAATTGAAGTAACTGGTAATGAATTAATATCTGCATTAGAGCATGGTGTTGATCTTTATCCAGAGCAAGCAGGACACTTCCCACATGTTAGTGGAATGACTTATAATTTTGACGCAGGTAAAGAAGTTGGATCAAGAATCGTAGAAGTTACTGTAGGTGGAGAACCACTAGATCTTGAAAAAACATACAAACTTGTTACAAATGATTTTATGGCAGCAGGTGGAGACGGATATACAATGTTTGAAGGAAAAACTTTTGTTGGCGAAGGTGGATTATTATCAGACGTTTTAGTTGATTATGTTAAAGCTCAAGGCGAAGTAAACCCAGCAGTTGAAGGTAGAATTACAGTTATACCAGCTCCAGCAGTTGAAGAAGAGCCAGTAGAAGAACCAGCTCCTGCACCAACTCCAGAGCCAGTTCAAGAACCAGCTCCTGCTCCAGCGCCAATACCTGAGCCAGCTCCAGCACCAGTTAAAGAAGAAGTTAAGTACACTGTACAACCAGGAGATTGGTTATCAAAGATTGGTATTAAGTATAATATTGACTGGAAGGTATTAGCTGAATACAACAAGATTGCTAATCCAAACTTAATTTTCCCAGGACAAATAATAGTAATACCTGCATTATAA
- a CDS encoding ABC transporter ATP-binding protein, with product MLTINDLHVSYGGIKAIRGIDLKIEDGKIVTLIGANGAGKSSTLRAIMNLVKKEKGTIEYDGEDLTNLKTQDIVKKGIALSPEGRRIFPNLTVEENLILGAYTVKDKSAIQKQMDKMYDLFPRLKERTWQKAGTLSGGEQQMLAVARALMIKPKILMLDEPSLGLAPLLVKDIFDIIKQINQQGNTILLIEQNAKKSLEVADYGYVIETGSIVLEGEGQNLLNNEKVKEAYLGEAK from the coding sequence ATGCTTACCATAAATGATTTACATGTAAGTTATGGTGGTATAAAAGCTATCAGAGGTATAGATTTAAAAATTGAAGATGGAAAGATTGTTACACTAATAGGTGCTAATGGTGCTGGAAAATCATCTACCTTACGTGCCATTATGAATCTAGTAAAGAAAGAAAAGGGAACAATTGAATATGATGGTGAGGATTTAACCAATCTTAAGACACAGGATATTGTTAAGAAAGGTATTGCACTATCACCAGAAGGAAGAAGAATTTTTCCCAACCTTACAGTGGAAGAAAATTTAATATTAGGTGCATATACAGTTAAAGATAAATCCGCTATACAAAAGCAAATGGATAAGATGTATGACTTATTTCCAAGATTAAAGGAAAGAACTTGGCAAAAGGCTGGTACATTATCAGGAGGAGAGCAACAAATGTTAGCAGTAGCACGTGCTCTTATGATAAAGCCAAAGATATTAATGCTTGATGAGCCTTCCTTGGGTCTTGCACCTTTATTAGTAAAGGATATATTTGATATAATAAAACAAATTAATCAACAAGGTAATACAATATTGTTAATTGAACAAAATGCTAAGAAGTCCCTAGAAGTGGCCGATTATGGCTATGTAATAGAAACTGGTTCTATCGTACTTGAAGGGGAAGGTCAAAACTTATTGAATAATGAGAAAGTTAAAGAGGCATATTTAGGAGAAGCGAAGTAA